Genomic segment of Diachasmimorpha longicaudata isolate KC_UGA_2023 chromosome 14, iyDiaLong2, whole genome shotgun sequence:
tttttcttgacCCTCTCAAGAATCGTCCCGTATCCACTCTCATCTTGCCCATctcttaaaaatattctccgaTCCAGATCCCAGCTCAAAGAAGCGGTACTACCTTCGTAATCTCGAAGGGCGAGACACGAAgtataattgtattttttaagaTTCTGTAACATAGTATATCATAAGATATACGGTAATAGAtgacaatgaaaatataaaatatagaaaagaattaataaatgtggttattaattttttctccatcgTTCATATCCTTATGTTCATCTATTATTCAAATATGTTCTCACAAGACATGCTCAGCTATGTCTCGAAAATTTCTGGCAAAAAACATTACATGCTTTTTTTTACGCTTTCGACTGTTCAATAGTTATGAACAACGCTCAACCcagaagaaagaaaaagacTGAACTGCAGAAACGACTCGCAACTCTACGAAAGGAGGGAAATCAAGATTTTTCAATAGGTATGCCCTATTTTAATTACacaaaactgaaaatttttaggatgaatataatggacttttctCCATTCTAGCATGTTTAATGAACTATTTGGATActaaatttgaaataatgacGTTCACAATACAAGATGAAGTTTAGAATACTAGAACAGCTCAGCAGTATGACTTGGGAAAGAAGATGGATGAATTGAAAGGCTCAATTTCAATTACAAGATCAAACCACGAAGTCACTGGAGGAATTCgtaaaatttgagaaaatgtTGGATCCTGATGAAAATCTTGCGAATCCTGCTGCGGTACTTGAGAAACAGGAACTGAATAATCGTTGAATACCATCATACCCTTGGTGGTATGGTGGTTGTAATAAATTCTAGggaatattaatgaataaaataagaaCACAATATTTTGATTGGGAAAAAGCCTATCGGCATAAAAAACCCAAGTTTATTAACTAGTTTATAAAGATAACTGCGAATGACGCAACAAATCCGACAGTTTATGCgtcaacacacacacacacacatacgcacactagtttttattttggaattaATTCGCGGTTATTTAGAATGATTTTGATATTTGACTTGATCAATTGTTCATGTTGATAGTTTGTGATGCACAATTAACTTTCACCGTTCGTGAAGTGTTTATGTGGCTAACCAAGAGGCTACGGACCACTGATCTCGAGATCGCGTTGTTTAATTTGTGGATGTTAAATAGTTGAAATTATTCGTGATTTATCCGAAATGGCATTCGGGATCACTAATTCAATCAAGTTTATTGTCTTTGCGGGACAGATCGTTAGTTAAAAGGTGGATATGGATCCTGATCGATATGATACACTGTGTACACTTTCACACGGATTTTCTAACTGACGGTTGAGCATTCAAAAAAAAAGCTTTTCCGTCGCAAGCGTCTTTTGGGTCCCGCCCCGCAATCGGCGACAGCGACATGTCCACCGGTGCGACGACGGGCCCACCGTAAGTGCTGCCACCGTAAGTGGCAGCAGTTAAAATGCCCCTATATGTCGGTAAAGACGAGTCTATTACCGTACAGGAACTTCTGGTAAATTAATTCGTCATCGAGATCAGATGCTTAATGACTCGTCTCTGAAGAGAcgaataaatcaatcaatcaatcccaACCCCGTTTGACTCGTCTCTTCAGAGACTCTTCGGAGACGAGTCAAACGGGGTTgggattgatttattttatcgattgatttctagagtatttgttttatcagaaaaatattaagtCCTTTTTATGCAGAATTTTTGTCAACCATTGCAATTTTTACTATATGGTATATGTATGTAGGTATATTGTTCTATTGATGAATTTTACTTAAAATGTAGAGCTGTAATtctttcttcaaatttttaagGTCTCCCAAAAGTAACAAATTTCTTTACTCAACAAAACCATCGTAATATAGCTGACTGATGAAATCCGTTTAAATTTGATAAACTTGCTCACGTGAACTGTTCCTAAATGATATTTCTCCAATAACTTGCTGTTAAATTAGCTGAATATAGGTTTAGCCGTGGAAAATTTAAgtacaaaatttcattcaagcAGTAAATTACTTTCAACGGTTAGAATTAGTTTGCGGAATATATTTGATAATTGTTTTCCATGGTATTTGTCCAGGAAAGAGTGATGAAGATGTTTGCACAGGGAACCAAATAATATGACAAAAGTGTCAATGCAATCATGCGAGAACTCTTCAAGAAAGTTGTGCAACAGCACCACTCTGGGTGTGATCGTAGAGTAAATGGAATCGCTAAAAAACACTTCAGTGCCACGGTCTCATTTGCGTGTATGAAAGGTGAGGgtcattttttgatcaattgaTTTCTTATCTAGTGCCTATCATAGGATATTGATAACAATTCTGAGGAATTTAACGAAAAAGATTCGATTTCGTATCATTTCATTTCTGTAAGAAATGTAATTGAAATCCTCTTACAATTGTACTATAAAATTTCACTCACTTTGTGTGCAGGATCGTTTGAAAATCATGCGAATTGGCCCTGTGTCTCGCAGTAAATGTTTCTCCAGGGTGCAAAACTTATTgctgttcaattttttatattaattcattttattgtgGTTTTTGGTATGAAAATTCGCAGGCATGAATATTTGATTACTCAGAAAGAATAATATCTTTGGAAGAAGTAGCGTTCTAAAAAAATCTGTCGGTTATATGAAGGATGATGAATATTAACTGTTAAAAAATTGCTCGTTGTACCAAATGAAAGCttggaaaaaatccaaacaaATCTATTTCTCAATCACAAACAGACGATTTTATCAGTATGGCGTATTAGAATGTGGTGACCCTGTCGCCACTACACCCTGGCATTCCCCAATCCTGTCTAGACTTCCTAGACAGGACTCCTAAAAACACTTAGCCTAAATTACCTACCCGACCGACGCCATCCCTACCATATAAATCCGGGGAACACCCCAGAACTGTCCCAGGAAAAACCCAACCTTCCTGTGCACTTGGCCGGCATCACGACGTCACGTGTCGAGAATACGATGCCGAGCCAATCACAGCCGAGATGCCTGGCATCCCTCTCCTGTTTCCCAACATGCGCACGCCCACACTTTTCCGCACACTTTTCCTCACTCCACAGTCGTTCCTTAACCTACCTCGGAGACACTACTCCCCGATCTACCTTGGACATACCACTCGCTGTATCTtggaagagaaaataaaatattcgaccATCACACTGGCGTGCATGTTATTCAACCACCTGCTCAACCCCACAAATTGGTGACCCCGACGTGATTCAGCGGAAGTTCGTGGACACTGAGCACCAGCAGACGCCACATGGTCGTGGAACGAGAGCGGCCACTACAGCAACGAGCACTATCCGACGAGTGCACCTCACCACCACCGCAGGACATGTGGTCTCCACAGCAGCAGCAGTACCTGATGGAGAGTACGGCCCAAATCAACCGAGTAGCCGTGCAGCTAGGAGAGTTCACGCCGGAGGACCCTGAACTGTTCTTCGGCATCGCCGACCGCAGTTTTCACGCAGCCGGGATCACTTCCGAATCAACAAAATTCGGCCATATCTGCGGGAAGCTCTCCAGGTCAAGGTACGCCACCGACGTGCGGGATATCATCCTGAACCTTCCGGCGGACAACCCCTACACATATTTAAAGACGGAGCTCATAAAGCGCCTGAGCTCCTCCCAGGAGGAGAAGACGAGGAAGCTCCTAGAAGGCGCAGAAATGGGAGACATGAAACCGTCTCAGTTTCTGCGCCACCTAAAAAACCTGGCGGGACCCAACTTCCCGGACGACGCTCTCCGGACACTGTGGGTCACGCGCCTTCCGGCCGACGTCCAGGTGTTATTGGCCACCCAGCGCAAGGCCTCCCTCGACGACGCTGCAGATCTGGCCGACAAGACCATCCAGATCCTGAGACCAAGGATCCCACCTGCTGCTCCACAGGTCGCTGAGGCAGCGGCGCACAGCATTGAGGcgctcctgagcctcaagCTGTCTCAGATGGCCCTCAACCTCGAGGAACAATTCGGCGCCTTACGCTCCGAAATTGAGAGCCTGAAGCGGTCGAGCAGAGGAGACGGAGGATCCCCCCGCGGCCACAACTTCAGGCGAGAGAGGTCCAGGTCGCGCTCCACACACCGGCAGCACGGAACCGACCGCATCTGTTGGTATCATCGGCGCTTCGGACCTGAGGCTAAAATGTGCACACAACCGTGCAATTTCACCGCTCAGGGAAACGGACCGAGCAGTCACTAATGGCGGCTAGTGACTCTGCCTCGACGACGCGCCGCCTATTCATCACCGATCAGGAACCCAAAGTACGTTTTTTGATCGACACAGGAGCCGACTTGTGCGTTTTCCCACGACGGTTAGTGCGTGGGCCGCAACGCAAGTCGACTTATCAGCTCTCGGCGGCGAACGGCAGCACCATTGCGACGTACGGGACGGTCTCCTTGGACCTCAACCTGAAGCTGCGGCGAGCATTCCCGTGGAGCTTCGTCATCGCCGACGTCTCCAAACCCATCATCGGAGCAGACTTCCTGTTCCACTACGGACTCTTGGTGGACCTCCGCAACGGCAGACTCGTGGACTTCATCACCTCGCTCACCTCACCCGGGCAAGTCGAAATagttaatttatcaagtattAAGATAGTTACAGGTAGTTCGCAGTACCACGAGCTCCTTCAACAGTTCCCCGACCTCACCAGACCCGATGGAACCGGGACATCTCCGCGGCATGACACGAAGCATCACATCCAGACCACACCAGGACCTCCAGTCGCCAGCAAACCACGACGTTTGGCCCCAGACCGCCTGGCCGATGCCAAAAAAGAATTCAGCGCCATGGTCCAACGAGGTACAGCCCGACCTTCGAACAGCCCATGGTCTTCACCTCTCCACATGGCCAAGAAGAAGACGGATGACTGGAGACCATGCGGAGACTACCGTGCGCTCAACGCTCGCACCGTTCCAGACCGCTACCCAGTGCGGCACATTCAGGACTTCGCGCAGGCACTCCGAGGCAAGGAGATCTTCTCGACGATCGACCTGGTTCGGGCGTACCACCAAATACCGGTCGCCGAGGCGGACATCCCGAAGACGGCAATCACCACACCATTCGGTATGTACGAATTTCCCTACATGTCGTTCGGTCTTCGCAATGCCGTCCAGACCTTTCAACGCTTCATCGACGAGGTGCTACGGGACTTGGACTTCTGCTACGCGTACATCGACGACATTCTGATAGCCTCCGAAACACCAGAACAACACCAACAGCACCTGGGAACCTTATTTGAACGCCTCCAATCCTACGGCCTCCTCATCAACCCACAGAAGTGCGTGTTCGGCCAGCCGGAGGTGGAGTTCCTGGGCTACCTGGTGTCCAAGGAGGGCACACGTCCGTTGCCGAAAAAAGTCCAAGCCATCCTGGACTATCCAGCTCCAACAACGGCGAAGCAGCTCCGACAGTTCTTGGGTATGTTAAACTTTTACCGTGGGTTTATACCTAGGACTGCACAGGACCAGGCACCGCTCAACGGGCTCCTGGTGGGCAACACTAAGGGCAGGACTCC
This window contains:
- the LOC135169159 gene encoding uncharacterized protein LOC135169159, with amino-acid sequence MVVERERPLQQRALSDECTSPPPQDMWSPQQQQYLMESTAQINRVAVQLGEFTPEDPELFFGIADRSFHAAGITSESTKFGHICGKLSRSRYATDVRDIILNLPADNPYTYLKTELIKRLSSSQEEKTRKLLEGAEMGDMKPSQFLRHLKNLAGPNFPDDALRTLWVTRLPADVQVLLATQRKASLDDAADLADKTIQILRPRIPPAAPQVAEAAAHSIEALLSLKLSQMALNLEEQFGALRSEIESLKRSSRGDGGSPRGHNFRRERSRSRSTHRQHGTDRICWYHRRFGPEAKMCTQPCNFTAQGNGPSSH